One Microcebus murinus isolate Inina chromosome 7, M.murinus_Inina_mat1.0, whole genome shotgun sequence genomic region harbors:
- the PGPEP1L gene encoding pyroglutamyl-peptidase 1-like protein: protein MDMVHVAQDTSFLCLACPRRRLHAAHPHPRTGLMRTPLHTRPVGRASELSQLGLGGDMELELRTLQLPVDYREARRRVARIWEELRPQLAVHVGMDASAKAIFLEQCGKNRGYRDADVRGFRPEGGVCLPGGPEVIASGVSMKAVCRGVAIGDVEVAFSRDAGRYVCDYTYYLSLHHGNGHAALIHVPPLSPRLPASLLGKALQVIIREMLEESEEARAQSTTQKTQPW, encoded by the exons ATGGACATGGTGCACGTGGCCCAGGACACCAG CTTCCTCTGCCTGGCCTGCCCGCGCCGGCGTCTTCACGCGGCTCACCCGCATCCGCGCACAGGACTCATGCGCACCCCTCTGCACACACGGCCGGTCGGACGGGCCTCT GAGCTGTCCCAGCTGGGCCTGGGGGGTGACATGGAGCTGGAGCTGCGGACTCTTCAGCTGCCTGTGGATTACAGGGAGGCGAGGCGGAGGGTCGCCAGAATCTGGGAAGAGCTCCGACCGCAA CTCGCCGTCCACGTGGGCATGGACGCCTCTGCCAAGGCAATCTTTCTGGAACAGTGCGGCAAGAACCGAGGCTACCGGGATGCCGACGTCCGGGGCTTCCGGCCCGAGGGTGGGGTGTGCCTCCCGGGTGGCCCAGAAGTGATCGCGTCCGGGGTCAGCATGAAGGCAGTCTGCAGGGGCGTTGCCATCGGAGATGTCGAGGTGGCCTTTTCCCGAGATGCGGGCAG ATACGTCTGCGATTACACCTATTACCTGTCCCTGCATCACGGAAATGGGCACGCTGCACTCATTCATGTCCCTCCACTGTCGCCCCGGCTCCCAGCCAGCCTGCTGGGGAAAGCCTTGCAAGTCATCATCCGGGAGATGCTGGAGGAGAGTGAGGAAGCCCGAGCGCAAAGCACGACTCAGAAAACTCAGCCGTGGTGA